A single Amphiprion ocellaris isolate individual 3 ecotype Okinawa chromosome 15, ASM2253959v1, whole genome shotgun sequence DNA region contains:
- the ndrg1a gene encoding protein NDRG1a isoform X4, translating into MVLEDPDVEMIVDEIEVSEHDVETPHGRLHCTMKGVPKGDRPVILTFHDIGLNHKTCWDTLFNHEDMSEIMHHFAVCHVDALGQHEGANTFSTGYEYPSMDQLAETLPLVLKHFGLKSVIGMGIGAGAYVLTRFALDYPNMMEGLLLININPCAEGWMDWAAHKISGLTHAMPDMIITHLFGKEEIHHNQDLIATYRHHIINDMNQFNLHLFVKSYESRRDLEIERPVPGSNVRTLKCPSLLVVGDSSPAVEAVVECNTKLDPTKTTLLKMADCGGMPQVDQPAKLTEAFKYFIQGMGYMPSASMTRLVRSRTASGSSVTSFDGNRSRSHTSEGNRSRSHTNEGSRSRSHTADAQHAQHAQHARSHTDASTDGTANNSVDQAVPKSTEVSC; encoded by the exons ATGGTTTTGGAGGATCCTGATGTGGAAATGATTGTGGATGAGATTGAAGTCTCT GAGCACGATGTGGAGACTCCTCATGGAAGACTTCACTGTACGATGAAGGGGGTTCCCAAGGGTGACAGGCCAGTCATCCTCACCTTCCATGACATTGGACTGAACC ACAAAACCTGCTGGGACACGCTCTTCAACCATGAGGACATGTCAGAAATCATGCACCACTTTGCTGTGTGTCATGTCGACGCCCTGGGACAGCATGAGGGAGCTAACACTTTTTCCACTGG GTATGAGTACCCATCTATGGACCAGCTGGCTGAGACTCTTCCACTGGTGCTGAAGCACTTTGG CCTGAAGAGCGTTATCGGAATGGGCATCGGAGCCGGGGCCTACGTTCTGACCAGGTTTGCT CTGGACTATCCAAACATGATGGAGGGCCTGTTGCTCATCAACATCAACCCATGTGCTGAGGGATGGATGGACTGGGCAGCGCACAAG aTCAGTGGCTTGACCCACGCCATGCCTGACATGATCATCACCCACCTCTTTGGAAAG GAGGAGATCCATCACAACCAGGACTTAATTGCAACGTATCGCCACCATATCATCAATGACATGAACCAGTTTAACCTGCATCTCTTTGTCAAGTCCTATGAAAG TCGAAGGGATTTGGAAATTGAGAGACCGGTCCCTGGAAGCAACGTCAGAACCCTCAA GTGCCCTTCTCTGCTGGTGGTTGGTGACAGTTCTCCTGCTGTGGAGGCTGTG GTTGAGTGCAACACCAAGCTGGACCCAACAAAGACTACACTGCTCAAG ATGGCTGACTGCGGTGGCATGCCCCAGGTTGACCAG ccTGCCAAACTGACGGAAGCGTTCAAGTACTTCATTCAGGGCATGGGATACA TGCCCTCTGCCAGCATGACCCGTCTGGTCCGCTCCCGCACTGCCTCCGGCTCCAGCGTCACCTCCTTCGACGGCAACCGCTCGCGCTCCCACACCAGCGAGGGAAACCGCTCCCGCTCGCACACCAACGAGGGCAGCCGCAGCCGCAGTCACACGGCCGACGCCCAGCACGCCCAGCACGCCCAGCACGCCC GCTCCCACACGGACGCCTCCACGGACGGCACGGCCAACAACAGCGTGGACCAAGCTGTTCCCAAGTCCACCGAAGTGTCCTGCTAA
- the ndrg1a gene encoding protein NDRG1a isoform X3, producing the protein MDDIQVVESKPLLVDRELPGLREAVQQLVIKEHDVETPHGRLHCTMKGVPKGDRPVILTFHDIGLNHKTCWDTLFNHEDMSEIMHHFAVCHVDALGQHEGANTFSTGYEYPSMDQLAETLPLVLKHFGLKSVIGMGIGAGAYVLTRFALDYPNMMEGLLLININPCAEGWMDWAAHKISGLTHAMPDMIITHLFGKEEIHHNQDLIATYRHHIINDMNQFNLHLFVKSYESRRDLEIERPVPGSNVRTLKCPSLLVVGDSSPAVEAVVECNTKLDPTKTTLLKMADCGGMPQVDQPAKLTEAFKYFIQGMGYMPSASMTRLVRSRTASGSSVTSFDGNRSRSHTSEGNRSRSHTNEGSRSRSHTADAQHAQHARSHTDASTDGTANNSVDQAVPKSTEVSC; encoded by the exons ATGGACGACATCCAGGTTGTTGAGTCCAAGCCCCTGCTGGTTGACAGGGAACTGCCG GGCTTGCGAGAGGCTGTACAGCAGCTTGTAATCAAG GAGCACGATGTGGAGACTCCTCATGGAAGACTTCACTGTACGATGAAGGGGGTTCCCAAGGGTGACAGGCCAGTCATCCTCACCTTCCATGACATTGGACTGAACC ACAAAACCTGCTGGGACACGCTCTTCAACCATGAGGACATGTCAGAAATCATGCACCACTTTGCTGTGTGTCATGTCGACGCCCTGGGACAGCATGAGGGAGCTAACACTTTTTCCACTGG GTATGAGTACCCATCTATGGACCAGCTGGCTGAGACTCTTCCACTGGTGCTGAAGCACTTTGG CCTGAAGAGCGTTATCGGAATGGGCATCGGAGCCGGGGCCTACGTTCTGACCAGGTTTGCT CTGGACTATCCAAACATGATGGAGGGCCTGTTGCTCATCAACATCAACCCATGTGCTGAGGGATGGATGGACTGGGCAGCGCACAAG aTCAGTGGCTTGACCCACGCCATGCCTGACATGATCATCACCCACCTCTTTGGAAAG GAGGAGATCCATCACAACCAGGACTTAATTGCAACGTATCGCCACCATATCATCAATGACATGAACCAGTTTAACCTGCATCTCTTTGTCAAGTCCTATGAAAG TCGAAGGGATTTGGAAATTGAGAGACCGGTCCCTGGAAGCAACGTCAGAACCCTCAA GTGCCCTTCTCTGCTGGTGGTTGGTGACAGTTCTCCTGCTGTGGAGGCTGTG GTTGAGTGCAACACCAAGCTGGACCCAACAAAGACTACACTGCTCAAG ATGGCTGACTGCGGTGGCATGCCCCAGGTTGACCAG ccTGCCAAACTGACGGAAGCGTTCAAGTACTTCATTCAGGGCATGGGATACA TGCCCTCTGCCAGCATGACCCGTCTGGTCCGCTCCCGCACTGCCTCCGGCTCCAGCGTCACCTCCTTCGACGGCAACCGCTCGCGCTCCCACACCAGCGAGGGAAACCGCTCCCGCTCGCACACCAACGAGGGCAGCCGCAGCCGCAGTCACACGGCCGACGCCCAGCACGCCCAGCACGCCC GCTCCCACACGGACGCCTCCACGGACGGCACGGCCAACAACAGCGTGGACCAAGCTGTTCCCAAGTCCACCGAAGTGTCCTGCTAA
- the ndrg1a gene encoding protein NDRG1a isoform X1: protein MDDIQVVESKPLLVDRELPGLREAVQQLVIKEHDVETPHGRLHCTMKGVPKGDRPVILTFHDIGLNHKTCWDTLFNHEDMSEIMHHFAVCHVDALGQHEGANTFSTGYEYPSMDQLAETLPLVLKHFGLKSVIGMGIGAGAYVLTRFALDYPNMMEGLLLININPCAEGWMDWAAHKISGLTHAMPDMIITHLFGKEEIHHNQDLIATYRHHIINDMNQFNLHLFVKSYESRRDLEIERPVPGSNVRTLKCPSLLVVGDSSPAVEAVVECNTKLDPTKTTLLKMADCGGMPQVDQPAKLTEAFKYFIQGMGYMPSASMTRLVRSRTASGSSVTSFDGNRSRSHTSEGNRSRSHTNEGSRSRSHTADAQHAQHAQHAQHAQHAQHAQHARSHTDASTDGTANNSVDQAVPKSTEVSC from the exons ATGGACGACATCCAGGTTGTTGAGTCCAAGCCCCTGCTGGTTGACAGGGAACTGCCG GGCTTGCGAGAGGCTGTACAGCAGCTTGTAATCAAG GAGCACGATGTGGAGACTCCTCATGGAAGACTTCACTGTACGATGAAGGGGGTTCCCAAGGGTGACAGGCCAGTCATCCTCACCTTCCATGACATTGGACTGAACC ACAAAACCTGCTGGGACACGCTCTTCAACCATGAGGACATGTCAGAAATCATGCACCACTTTGCTGTGTGTCATGTCGACGCCCTGGGACAGCATGAGGGAGCTAACACTTTTTCCACTGG GTATGAGTACCCATCTATGGACCAGCTGGCTGAGACTCTTCCACTGGTGCTGAAGCACTTTGG CCTGAAGAGCGTTATCGGAATGGGCATCGGAGCCGGGGCCTACGTTCTGACCAGGTTTGCT CTGGACTATCCAAACATGATGGAGGGCCTGTTGCTCATCAACATCAACCCATGTGCTGAGGGATGGATGGACTGGGCAGCGCACAAG aTCAGTGGCTTGACCCACGCCATGCCTGACATGATCATCACCCACCTCTTTGGAAAG GAGGAGATCCATCACAACCAGGACTTAATTGCAACGTATCGCCACCATATCATCAATGACATGAACCAGTTTAACCTGCATCTCTTTGTCAAGTCCTATGAAAG TCGAAGGGATTTGGAAATTGAGAGACCGGTCCCTGGAAGCAACGTCAGAACCCTCAA GTGCCCTTCTCTGCTGGTGGTTGGTGACAGTTCTCCTGCTGTGGAGGCTGTG GTTGAGTGCAACACCAAGCTGGACCCAACAAAGACTACACTGCTCAAG ATGGCTGACTGCGGTGGCATGCCCCAGGTTGACCAG ccTGCCAAACTGACGGAAGCGTTCAAGTACTTCATTCAGGGCATGGGATACA TGCCCTCTGCCAGCATGACCCGTCTGGTCCGCTCCCGCACTGCCTCCGGCTCCAGCGTCACCTCCTTCGACGGCAACCGCTCGCGCTCCCACACCAGCGAGGGAAACCGCTCCCGCTCGCACACCAACGAGGGCAGCCGCAGCCGCAGTCACACGGCCGACGCCCAGCACGCCCAGCACGCCCAGCACGCCCAGCACGCCCAGCACGCCCAGCACGCCCAGCACGCCCGCTCCCACACGGACGCCTCCACGGACGGCACGGCCAACAACAGCGTGGACCAAGCTGTTCCCAAGTCCACCGAAGTGTCCTGCTAA
- the si:rp71-45k5.2 gene encoding forkhead box protein L3 — MHNRTENFGAPLISFDQPQRTFFNKSTTYLAKIAVILQDAPCKMLTFAQLMDKMAPLICEDRQSVENNIRVCLSTNKCFVKIPVVPGAQDSKRNYWKLDYSQITGKMVRRHFKGIMHLFPELASKVETEKLNRQPEHQPAACRAVQVRSEVKFSSPFSIESLLKRDSPSAQASTASPPSSVTLRAEQQQLRSAGIKRSFSWDSEERLLLQPPSGSSSICSAGGSTYHGATAAGAAESIRRMSECSEASFPVYTRARAAPYFSSQHSSYITYSVPAFTHDALQFWL; from the exons ATGCACAACAGGACAGAGAACTTTGGAGCTCCTCTGATCTCCTTTGACCAGCCTCAGAGAACTTTCTTCAACAAGAGCACCACCTACCTGGCTAAGATCGCTGTTATTCTCCAGGATGCTCCATGCAAGATGCTCACTTTTGCTCAG TTGATGGACAAGATGGCGCCACTAATTTGTGAAGACAGACAATCTGTGGAGAACAACATCAGAGTCTGTTTATCAACCAACAAATGCTTTGTCAAG ATTCCAGTGGTCCCAGGTGCACAAGACAGTAAGAGAAACTACTGGAAACTGGACTACAGTCAGATCACAGGCAAGATGGTGCGTCGTCACTTCAAAGGAATCATGCATCTCTTCCCTGAGTTGGCCTCCAAAGTGGAAACAGAGAAGCTGAACAGACAGCCAGAACACCAACCTGCAGCCTGCAGGGCCGTCCAGGTCAGAAGTGAGGTGAAGTTCTCCAGTCCTTTCTCCATCGAATCCCTCCTGAAGAGAGACAGTCCCTCTGCTCAGGCCTCcacagcttctcctccatccaGTGTGACcctcagagcagagcagcagcagctccggtCTGCTGGGATCAAGAGGAGCTTCAGCTGGGACTCTGAGGAGCGTCTCCTCCTTCAACCTCCATCTGGAAGTTCCTCCATCTGCtcagcaggaggcagcacaTACCATGGAGCcactgctgctggagctgctgagtCCATCAGGAGGATGTCTGAGTGCAGTGAGGCCTCATTCCCCGTCTACACCAGAGCCAGAGCTGCTCCTTATTTCAGCAGCCAGCACAGCAGTTACATCACTTACTCTGTACCAGCATTTACCCATGATGCTCTCCAGTTCTGGCTGTAA
- the ndrg1a gene encoding protein NDRG1a isoform X2 — MDDIQVVESKPLLVDRELPGLREAVQQLVIKEHDVETPHGRLHCTMKGVPKGDRPVILTFHDIGLNHKTCWDTLFNHEDMSEIMHHFAVCHVDALGQHEGANTFSTGYEYPSMDQLAETLPLVLKHFGLKSVIGMGIGAGAYVLTRFALDYPNMMEGLLLININPCAEGWMDWAAHKISGLTHAMPDMIITHLFGKEEIHHNQDLIATYRHHIINDMNQFNLHLFVKSYESRRDLEIERPVPGSNVRTLKCPSLLVVGDSSPAVEAVVECNTKLDPTKTTLLKMADCGGMPQVDQPAKLTEAFKYFIQGMGYMPSASMTRLVRSRTASGSSVTSFDGNRSRSHTSEGNRSRSHTNEGSRSRSHTADAQHAQHAQHARSHTDASTDGTANNSVDQAVPKSTEVSC, encoded by the exons ATGGACGACATCCAGGTTGTTGAGTCCAAGCCCCTGCTGGTTGACAGGGAACTGCCG GGCTTGCGAGAGGCTGTACAGCAGCTTGTAATCAAG GAGCACGATGTGGAGACTCCTCATGGAAGACTTCACTGTACGATGAAGGGGGTTCCCAAGGGTGACAGGCCAGTCATCCTCACCTTCCATGACATTGGACTGAACC ACAAAACCTGCTGGGACACGCTCTTCAACCATGAGGACATGTCAGAAATCATGCACCACTTTGCTGTGTGTCATGTCGACGCCCTGGGACAGCATGAGGGAGCTAACACTTTTTCCACTGG GTATGAGTACCCATCTATGGACCAGCTGGCTGAGACTCTTCCACTGGTGCTGAAGCACTTTGG CCTGAAGAGCGTTATCGGAATGGGCATCGGAGCCGGGGCCTACGTTCTGACCAGGTTTGCT CTGGACTATCCAAACATGATGGAGGGCCTGTTGCTCATCAACATCAACCCATGTGCTGAGGGATGGATGGACTGGGCAGCGCACAAG aTCAGTGGCTTGACCCACGCCATGCCTGACATGATCATCACCCACCTCTTTGGAAAG GAGGAGATCCATCACAACCAGGACTTAATTGCAACGTATCGCCACCATATCATCAATGACATGAACCAGTTTAACCTGCATCTCTTTGTCAAGTCCTATGAAAG TCGAAGGGATTTGGAAATTGAGAGACCGGTCCCTGGAAGCAACGTCAGAACCCTCAA GTGCCCTTCTCTGCTGGTGGTTGGTGACAGTTCTCCTGCTGTGGAGGCTGTG GTTGAGTGCAACACCAAGCTGGACCCAACAAAGACTACACTGCTCAAG ATGGCTGACTGCGGTGGCATGCCCCAGGTTGACCAG ccTGCCAAACTGACGGAAGCGTTCAAGTACTTCATTCAGGGCATGGGATACA TGCCCTCTGCCAGCATGACCCGTCTGGTCCGCTCCCGCACTGCCTCCGGCTCCAGCGTCACCTCCTTCGACGGCAACCGCTCGCGCTCCCACACCAGCGAGGGAAACCGCTCCCGCTCGCACACCAACGAGGGCAGCCGCAGCCGCAGTCACACGGCCGACGCCCAGCACGCCCAGCACGCCCAGCACGCCC GCTCCCACACGGACGCCTCCACGGACGGCACGGCCAACAACAGCGTGGACCAAGCTGTTCCCAAGTCCACCGAAGTGTCCTGCTAA
- the ccn4a gene encoding cellular communication network factor 4a has product MCSSSPVMSWLLLWILTAAGIQQAYSLNSTAMPPATAAVSPTADSYNRTQYCKWPCECPEVVPKCPPGVSLLMDGCDCCKTCARQVGEVCNEADTCDYHKGLYCDYSSDKPRYEKGVCAYMVGTGCEHDGVIYRNGQSFKPSCKYQCVCVNGAIGCVALCTESQPPRVWCQTPRRVKVRGMCCEQWICDEPKRGRKTAPRHAVEAYPAETRSWHKNCITQTTSWSPCSKTCGRGLSMRISNANEQCELVKESRLCNLRPCEVDITKHIKPGKKCLNIYREDQPSNLTISGCTSKKQYRPKYCGVCTDERCCIPYKSKTIDVEFECPNGTGFTWKMMWVQACFCNLSCKNPNDIFAELESYYGYPEVMN; this is encoded by the exons ATGTGCAGTTCCTCACCAGTGATGAGTTGGCTCCTGTTGTGGATTCTAACAGCAGCTGGGATTCAACAG GCCTACTCCCTGAATTCCACTGCCATGCCGCCCGCCACCGCCGCCGTGTCCCCGACTGCAGACTCGTACAACCGCACGCAGTACTGCAAGTGGCCCTGCGAGTGTCCCGAGGTCGTACCCAAGTGTCCGCCGGGTGTGAGCCTCCTCATGGACGGCTGCGACTGCTGCAAGACCTGCGCCCGGCAGGTGGGCGAGGTGTGCAACGAGGCGGACACCTGCGACTACCACAAGGGACTGTACTGCGACTACAGCTCGGACAAGCCTAGGTACGAAAAAGGAGTGTGTGCAT ACATGGTGGGAACCGGCTGTGAGCACGACGGTGTCATCTACCGTAACGGGCAGAGCTTCAAGCCCAGCTGTAaataccagtgtgtgtgtgtgaacggTGCCATCGGCTGTGTGGCGCTGTGCACCGAGTCCCAGCCTCCCCGAGTGTGGTGCCAAACCCCACGGCGGGTGAAAGTCCGGGGAATGTGCTGCGAGCAGTGGATCTGTGACGAACCCAAGAGAGGGCGCAAGACAGCGCCGCGACATGCAGTAGAGG CCTACCCAGCTGAGACCAGGAGCTGGCACAAAAACTGCATTACCCAGACTACCTCATGGAGCCCCTGCTCTAAGACGTGTGGCCGCGGCCTGTCCATGAGGATCTCCAACGCCAACGAGCAATGTGAGCTGGTCAAAGAGTCTCGTCTCTGCAACCTGCGGCCGTGTGAGGTCGACATCACCAAACACATCAAG CCTGGAAAGAAATGTCTGAACATCTACAGGGAAGATCAGCCCTCCAACCTCACCATCTCTGGCTGCACCAGCAAGAAGCAGTACAGGCCCAAATACTGTGGAGTCTGCACTGACGAGCGCTGCTGCATCCCATACAAGTCCAAGACCATCGACGTGGAGTTCGAGTGCCCTAACGGGACGGGATTCACCTGGAAGATGATGTGGGTTCAGGCCTGCTTCTGCAACCTCAGCTGCAAAAACCCTAATGACATCTTTGCCGAGTTGGAGAGTTACTATGGTTACCCTGAGGTCATGAACTAA